A genome region from Coturnix japonica isolate 7356 chromosome 13, Coturnix japonica 2.1, whole genome shotgun sequence includes the following:
- the GEMIN5 gene encoding gem-associated protein 5 isoform X2 — protein MAAAVRVLPASPNWYCSRCSHTSGDGRLFGFAARHRISVLDVSTATPTFHGELIGHTERIAAFAFCPHREHSALCASGADDGSVRLWDAVELEQRGEHGLHQNAITALHWSPLVKDLIVSGDEKGVIVCYWHSRNDSQQFFPEPRTIFCLTCSPHHENLVAIGYKDGMVVIIDISRKKEVLHRLRGHDDEIHCLAWCPVPGEGRLPAWQDELQEEGDVPNGELKQDTAMKKSCYLASGSKDQTIRIWSCTRGRSVMTLKLPPTKRRGGAVDPAVKERIWLTVHWPCGRPTEIVSSSFGGELLHWDLTQPGKRKWTLMGSSEGQNHSRIVFNLCSLKHQDKELLLSISMDRDIKCWDLSTLDCSWTMPSLGGFVYSLAFSPVDPGCLAIGVGDSMIRVWNTLSMSNIYDVKTYWQSIKSKVTALAWHPTKEGCLAFGTEDGKVGIFDALSSSAKNKPPQISSTYHKKTVYTLAWGPPTPPLSSGEEGEHPSVTLYSCAGEGIVFQHNPWKLSGEANDINKTIRDTNSIKHKLPAHTEISWKPDGKLLALGNEDGSIEIFQAPSLKLLCTIQQHHKLINAIRWHHEHGSDPELSYLIASGSVNAVIYVHNLKSVVESTSESPLTITEPFRTLAGHTAKVTSLSWSPHHEGRLVSACYDGTAQVWDVMKEEPLCNYRGHQGRLLCVQWSPVDSDSIYTGADDFSVHKWLISKQEHTRPPQGKKSIELEKKRSIQPKVKAKKKKKPVGKNPAKQDLSDAVNGDESMKDTLLEENGVSDHEGEKAAQETELSDKDSMAVSKDTSLSAYDYSSFSSSKPFVTLKATPVKKDPPKEKAAPDASLKKRKPRSLLPFSTSMDHRSKDELHQDCLKLATCLKTKDHNEDVSSDLQDRIHLGLFTDRASLHNMIDMEGKYHLENGHPELFQQLMLWKGDMKGVLQAAAERGELTDQLVAFSPMVGYQAWVWTVEAFAKQLCFQEQYVKAASHLLSIHKVYEAVELLKVNNFYREAIVIAKARLRPEDPILKDLYTSWAAVLEKDGHYSMAAKCYLGASSPYDAVKVLAKKGDAASLKTAAELALISGEEELSASLSFRCAQEMLLSRNWVGAQEVLQHQKTLFGQRLVFCLNELLCKCLSERNPCNRRSPVPPCYHNWELNRNVSFFDMVIEVWQKVLGMDTTEKATCAREQLRSIEHPPSTSNTHPKQVLFYICHDLTLAALSYQAAAWDEAVKSILGAVARSYDAGNFTLMQEICNIFLPEGCENLRDKLDSTNSQSIAACRSLEGFVAYGLLYDLWWNPPKGSPAIQKAGLDPAFCPTEQTALEQSCVPDHSSPEETPDQTAVELDENLSSTTECNRCKTESDSETNSVGLADRQSKLNGCKVLLSEAIAALQNTQRDIAEVQKILADMIHRHQQQRNTLQESTNGSIHENNMQQSSEKEPDEPCSDSSQIKCKDEVKEAITLPELTKQLLEAKQKLAEFPDSLKVFPFPDVLECCLVLLHLGAQCPPELHQQALDLLRKHGSADVYEKAVRKFLT, from the exons GGTCACCCCTTGTGAAAGATCTGATTGTGTCCGGTGATGAAAAAGGGGTAATTGTTTGCTACTGGCACAGCAGAAACGACAGCCAGCAATTCTTCCCAGAGCCTCGGACAATCTTTTGTCTCACTTGTTCTCCTCATCATGAAAACCTGGTGGCTATTGG CTACAAGGATGGCATGGTGGTTATAATTGAtatcagcaggaaaaaagaagttcttcatCGGTTAAGAGGTCACGATGATGAAATTCATTGTCTGGCCTGGTGTCCTGTACCTGGAGAAGGAAGGTTACCTGCTTGGCAAGATGAGCTCCAAG AAGAAGGTGATGTTCCAAACGGGGAGCTGAAACAAGATACAGCCATGAAGAAAAGTTGTTACTTGGCTTCAGGAAGCAAAGATCAGACAATACGGATATGGAGCTGTACTAGAGGCAGAA gtGTAATGACTCTGAAGTTGCCACCCACAAAGAGAAGAGGTGGAGCTGTTGATCCTGCTGTTAAAGAGCGCATTTGGCTCACTGTCCACTGGCCTTGTGGTCGTCCTACAGAAATTGTATCCAGCTCTTTTGG AGGAGAACTGCTACACTGGGATTTAACTCAACCTGGAAAACGCAAGTGGACACTAATGGGATCTTCAGAAGGGCAAAATCACTCCCGTATTGTGTTCAATTTGTGTTCCCTGAAGCATCAAGACAAAGAGctgcttctttccatttcaatgGACAGAGAT ATAAAGTGCTGGGACCTATCAACTCTAGATTGTAGCTGGACAATGCCTTCACTTGGGGGATTTGTCTACAGTCTCGCCTTCTCCCCTGTGGACCCAGGCTGTCTTGCCATTGGTGTTGGAGACAGCATGATCCGCGTTTGGAATACTTTGTCTATGAGCAACATCTATGATGTGAAAACCTACTGGCAAAGCATAAAATCCAAGGTTACAGCA TTAGCATGGCATCCAACTAAAGAAGGTTGTTTGGCTTTTGGAACAGAGGATGGAAAGGTTGGCATATTTGATGCCTTATCCAGCAG TGCTAAGAATAAGCCCCCACAGATCTCCAGTACTTACCACAAGAAGACTGTATACACATTAGCCTGGGGACCTCCAACTCCTCCACTATCTTCTG GAGAAGAAGGTGAACATCCCTCTGTAACTTTATATAGTTGTGCTGGAGAAGGTATTGTTTTTCAACACAACCCTTGGAAACTTAGTGGAGAGGCAAATGACATCAACAAAACCATCAGAGACACTAATTCAATTAAA CACAAACTACCTGCACATACAGAGATCAGCTGGAAACCAGATGGTAAACTCTTGGCCCTTGGCAATGAAGATGG GtcaattgaaatatttcaggctCCGAGCTTGAAGTTGCTCTGCACTATCCAGCAGCATCACAAATTGATTAATGCTATCCGATGGCATCATGAGCATGGGAGTGATCCAGAGTTGAGTTACTTGATTGCTTCAGGCTCAGTCAATGCCGTTATCTATGTGCATAATCTGAAGAGTGTTGTAG agagCACTTCAGAAAGTCCTTTGACAATAACAGAACCTTTTCGAACTCTGGCGGGACACACAGCAAAAGTCACAAGCCTTTCTTGGAGCCCCCACCACGAGGGAAGATTGGTATCAGCTTGCTATGATGGCACTGCACAG GTATGGGATGTTATGAAGGAAGAGCCACTCTGCAACTACCGAGGGCACCAGGGCCGGCTGCTGTGTGTCCAGTGGTCACCAGTGGACTCAGATTCTATTTATACTGGAGCTGATGATTTCTCTGTTCACAAGTGGCTCATCTCAAAGCAGGAGCATACACGGCCCCCTCAGG GCAAAAAAAGTAtagagctggagaaaaaaagaagtatccAACCAAAAGTAAAAgccaagaagaagaaaaagcctgtAGGAAAGAATCCAGCCAAGCAGGATCTAAGTGATGCCGTGAATGGGGATGAGAGCATGAAGGATACATTGCTGGAGGAAAACGGAGTGTCTGAccatgaaggagaaaaagcagctcaGGAGACAGAATTGTCCGATAAAGATTCCATGGCTG TGTCCAAGGATACATCTTTATCTGCATATGATTACTCTTCATTCAGCTCATCAAAGCCTTTTGTAACCCTGAAAGCCACTCCTGTGAAAAAGGATCCACCTAAAGAGAAAGCAG CTCCTGATGCCTCTCTAAAGAAGAGGAAACCTCGCTCACTTTTACCTTTCAGTACATCCATGGATCACAGATCAAAAGATGAATTGCATCAGGATTGTTTGAAGCTGGCTACGTGTCTGAAAACCAAAG ATCATAATGAAGATGTGTCCTCTGACCTCCAGGATCGCATCCACTTGGGGCTGTTCACAGACAGAGCTTCTCTGCACAACATGATTGATATGGAAG GAAAATACCACTTGGAGAATGGACATCCGGAGCTGTTTCAGCAGCTTATGTTGTGGAAAGGAGACATGAAGGGTGTactccaggcagctgctgagaggGGAGAACTGACAGACCAGCTGGTTGCATTCTCACCCATGG ttGGATATCAGGCTTGGGTTTGGACAGTAGAAGCctttgcaaagcagctgtgtttcCAGGAGCAATATGTGAAGGCTGCCTCCCATCTCCTGTCCATTCATAAAGTGTATGAAGCTGTCGAACTCCTGAAAGTGAATAATTTTTACAG GGAAGCAATTGTAATTGCTAAGGCCAGGTTACGTCCAGAAGATCCCATTCTGAAGGATCTCTACACCAGCTGGGCAGCTGTGTTGGAGAAAGATGGTCATTATTCCATGGCTGCCAAATG ttatCTGGGTGCTTCCTCACCCTATGATGCAGTTAAAGTGCTGGCAAAGAAGGGGGATGCGGCATCCCTTAAAACTGCTGCTGAGCTTGCTCTGATATCCGGAGAGGAGGAATTGTCAGCAAGTTTGTCTTTCCGATGTGCCCAAGAAATGCTGTTATCCAGGAACTGGGTTGGAGCACAGGAAGTCCTTCAGCACCAGAAAACCTTATTT GGGCAAAGACTTGTTTTCTGCCTCAACGAACTGCTTTGTAAGTGCCTCAGTGAAAGAAATCCCTGTAACCGAAGGAGCCCTGTGCCTCCCTGTTACCACAACTGGGAGCTGAACAGAAATGTCTCCTTTTTTGACATGGTGATAGAAGTGTGGCAGAAGGTACTGGGCATGGACACCACTGAAAAAGCCACGTGTGCACGAGAGCAACTGCGCAGCATTGAGCATCCTCCTTCTACCAGCAACACTCACCCAAAGCAG GTGCTTTTCTATATCTGCCATGACCTGacactggcagcactgagctatCAGGCTGCTGCCTGGGATGAGGCAGTGAAAAGTATTCTTGGTGCTGTGGCTCGTAGTTACGATGCTGGCAATTTTACTCTGATGCAAGAAATTTGCAATATCTTCCTTCCTGAAG gCTGTGAGAACCTGAGAGACAAACTGGACAGCACAAATTCTCAAAGCATAGCTGCTTGCAGAAGTTTAGAGGGCTTTGTGGCTTACGGGCTGCTGTATGATCTGTGGTGGAACCCACCCAAAGGCTCTCCTGCCATCCAAAAGGCTGGTTTGGATCCTGCGTTTTGCCCCACTGAGCAGACAGCTCTTGAGCAGAGTTGCGTTCCTGATCACTCCTCTCCTGAAGAAACTCCTGATCAAACTGCAGTTGAGCTGGATGAAAACCTCAGCAGTACAACTGAATGTAATAGATGCAAGACAGAAAGTGACTCAGAAACTAACTCAGTCGGTTTGGCAGACAGACAGTCAAAACTGAATGGCTGCAAAGTGCTTCTTTCAGAAGCGATCGCTGCTTTACAGAACACACAGAGAGATATAGCTGAGGTCCAGAAGATTTTAGCCGACATGATCCACCGGCATCAGCAGCAGAGGAATACTCTCCAGGAAAGCACAAATGGAAGTATCCATGAGAACAATATGCAGCAGAGTTCAGAGAAAGAACCGGACGAACCAtgctctgacagcagccagATCAAGTG TAAAGATGAAGTAAAAGAAGCAATTACCCTCCCTGAACTAACAAAGCAACTCttggaagcaaagcagaaactaGCAGAATTTCCAGACAGCTTAAAG GTCTTTCCGTTCCCTGATGTGCTGGAGTGCTGCCTTGTACTCCTTCACCTTGGAGCCCAGTGTCCTCCTGAATTACACCAACAGGCATTGGATCTCCTTAGAAAACACGGTAGTGCTGACGTTTATGAAAAGGCTGTCAGGAAGTTCTTGACGTGA